TTCCATTTCCGGAGTTACGATGCCTTGTTTGGCATAGTACATCTGGGTGCAGCATTTTCCGGCTTTGGCACGATAGGGTAGGGCGATGTGTTCGAAACGCAGGTGATCGAGCGAAGTGTCATCCCGGCGCATCTTGCCATATTCGGAAGTAATGGAAGGCAATTGCTCCACATCCCCTCGTCCGGTAATCCACGGTTCACGCATACGGGCAATGCCTTTCTTCAAGTCTATCTTTACCGAAGGGTCGCTGAACGGGCCGCTGGTATCGTAGATATAAACAGGCGCATTCGGAGTCATCACTTTCTTTCCGTCTTGGATGGTGACGGTAGGGGTCAGGTTTACTTTCTGCATTCCCACTTTGATGAAGGGGAAGAGTGTGCCTTGCATGTAGGCTTTCTCGCGGTGTGCGTAAGGTTTGTTCTCTTGTTCCATGGTGGTATGTTTTGTAGGTGATTAGGTCTCAGTTGACAAGTTGACAAGGTTCAGAATCGTTTGGCTGATGTGCCTAAAGCCTTGTCACTTTGTCAACTGAAACCTTGTTTCCTATACATTAATTATTCAGAAAAGCGGTTAAGGGTGACGAGGCAGAAGCTTCGAAGTTCTCACTTTGCACGCCAAGTCCTGCTTCGTAAGCACGGCGTCCGGCTATCACGGCTTCCTTGAAGGCAATAGCCATTTCTTCCGGATTTCCGGCTACAGCGATTGCGGTGTTTACCAGACAGGCGTCTGCTCCCATTTCCATGGCTTCGGCTGCATGGCTCGGTGCACCGATACCAGCATCTACTACTACCGGCACGTTACTTTGTTCGATGATAATGCGCAAGAAGTCGCGTGTCTGCAATCCTTTGTTTGTACCGATAGGGGCGGCGAGTGGCATCACTGTAGCGGCTCCGGCTTCTTCCAGGCGTTTGCAAAGAGTAGGGTCTGCCTGGCAATAAGGTAATACCACGAATCCCAGCTTCACCAATTCTTCTGTCGCTTTCAACGTCTCGGCAGAGTCGGGCAGAAGATAGCGCGGGTCTGGATGAATCTCCAGCTTCAACCAGTTGGTGCCGAATGCTTCGCGTGCCATTTGTGCGGCGAATACAGCTTCTTCTGCCGTACGCACACCCGAAGTGTTGGGCAAAAGTTGGATATGCGGATGAACGATGTGATGCAACATATCGTCTTCCTTATCATTCAGTTCAATGCGTTTCATGGCTACGGTCACCATTTCCGTGCCCGAAGCCAGGATAGCTTTCTCCATAATCTCATTCGAGTTGAATTTGCCTGTACCTAAAAACAAGCGTGAGTCGAATTCTTTATCGGCGATAATCAGTTTTTTCATATATTCAATATCAACTATTAATTATTAATTATTAACTGTTAACTATTAATTATCCTCCTTGTTTCTGCTATCGGGTCATCCGCACGCAGGATGCTTCCGCTAAGAGCAATGCCCGATACTCCAGTCTGCATAATAGCCGGAATATCTTCGAAGGCGATGCCTCCAATGGCTACGATAGGCAAGTTGATGCCTGTCTCTTTCATACGTGATACGATATTCCGGTAGCCTTCCAGTCCCAGTACAGGACTTAGGTTTTTCTTGGTTGTTGTGAAGCGGAACGGTCCACAGCCAATGTAGTCGGCACCTGCGGCATAATGCATCTGCACGTCTTCGAATGTGTTTGCCGTACCTCCGATAATAAAGTCTTTTCCCAGCAGTTTGCGGGCTTCGGCTATCGGCATGTCCTTTTTACCCAGATGCACACCGTCGGCATGTAGCTTTTTTGCCAAAGCCACGTGATCGTCTATGATGAACGTGGCTCCGTACTGGCGGCATAAGTCCTGTACACGTATCGCTTCCTTTTCTACCTCTTCTTCGGTTGCCTCCTTCATGCGCAACTGAATCCACCGGCATCCGCCTTCCAGTGCCATCCGGGCAGAGTCGAAGTAGGTATATCGGTCGGTGTAATGGGTAATGAATTGCAGTTCCATAGCTGTATTATCCTCCACAAGCCGCTTTGATGATAACTAAACTATCGTTTGGTTGTAAGGTTTGGTCTGCCCATTTTTCACGGGGAATCATACGGTTGTGCAAAGCTATGGCTACTCCTTTTTCAGGAAGCTCCAGTTGTTTTGCCAAATCGGCAATGGTATTCCCTTGGGTCAAATCGGTCTCTTTGTTGTTTACAATAATCGTCATAATTGCTTTATATAGTTATAAGGTATAAATATAATAAGGAGTAATCCAAAGAGACACCTTTCAGGAGAGGGAGGTATGTAAAGAGTGTTGTCCGAAGAAACAATCCCTTCGCCGGTACTAACCGTATCAGGTTCGTAGGGTATAATCTCAGCCCGACATGGGCACCCCTTTGTTTTACTTTCCGGCAAAGGTACTGGATTTTTTCGAAAAAACAAAAATAGTCTTTGTTTTATATTTCTTGCGGCATTTATTTGTGTCATTTTGCGGATGTAGAAACGGAGCGAAATATTCGAGGGAATGCACACATTCATGCCGTAATAGTATAATGGAAAGATACCACAGAAATAAAAAAAGCCGGCGCGCATCCCTGCGAACCGGCTCCGAGATTACTAATTTAAGTAAAATGTGCGGGGACGCTTCCCCATTATCTATTGATAGAGATATTTTTTCTTTTAGTTGACGATGGTTTCAGTCGATTACTTTAGGTTTAGCGTAAACGTATAATAATTGTTGGCATACAATGTATAAATACGGTCTGACTCATCGGGTGCGCTTGTTCCTAAGGTGACACTCCAAGTCTTACCGCCGGAAGTTACGGTCACTTTTGTCGCATGGCCTTCTCCCGAACAGATGTTGGGAGCGATGTAATAGTAAAATTCTTGCGAAGCTTCTGAGGCTATGCTTGCAAAACTGTCGTTAAAACTTTCACTGGTATAAGCGTCATCGGGCAATGCTTCCTGATTGATACGCGGATAAACGTATGCCCTTGTAGGCACATTTTTCAATGCGACGGTTCCGCCTGCCAATGCATCACCGGTCTGATTGTTTACCACTAAATTGATACGAGTCATCATGCGGCACAGCAATGCCGAAAGCACCTGACCGTCTCCGGTAACATTGCCTTGCCAATATCCGCACATGGGCATACGGTCGCGCCGGGAAAGGTCGTTGCTTGCCTGTACATCCAGCAGCATCCGTTGGAATGCGGGAAAGTTGTTCGGCCAGGAAATCGTGGGGTCATTGGTGTTGACTACCAAGCAGACCGTACTGTTTTGTGCCGCTATCAGAGTGGCTTTAAAGTTTTCTACAAACAAACCCGATTCACCTTCCCGTGGATAATATTTTGTTTTCGTATCGAGCAAGATGCCGTTCTCGTTGAACTGCAACACCCAAATATCGTATATCAAATTTTCCACTTCGGGCACATGAGGAGCTGACGCACGGGTGCCTGTTCCTTCTGCCGGAAGCATGCCGAGCGAGAACCGGACTTTGACCTCTTTTCCTATTTCGGCATTGCTTAGCGTATCCGTTTGCTCGCATCCTGTTCCTATACACGCCAGCAGGCACAACAGGATGTATTTCGTTAGTTTATCTTTCATATCTGTATGCTTTGTGCTTTTTCAATTTCCTTCTATATCGGTAGTCCACGACTGGTTTTGCCAAGTGACCACACTGATTTGTCCGCCTTCTACTTTTACCGTCCAACGAAAATTATAAGAATGAGCATGTAGCAAGTGCGTTTCGTTCACCAACGTCATGTATTGGGTAGGCACGCCGTTGACTGCCATGTTTATCAATACAGCGACTGGGGTAGACATCGTAAGCGTAGGCAATACGCCTATGTCGCCGGTCAGGGTTCCATTCGCATCCGTTTCTATTTCCGAGCCGGGCAATGTCACCCACGAACGTTTGTCTCCCATCCGCATCTCCAGTGTATCGGCGATGTTTTCCGAACTCCAGTTGTATTGCAATTGCCCCTCTGCTTCGTGATTGAATGGATTCTGCAATCCGCTTATCTCAATGCCGGCTTCCAGCGGTTCCAAGGTGTAGACCCCTTTACCTTTATGGATAGTAAAGGTGAAGCGTGCCACCTGGCTGATGATGGGGTTCAGTTTAACATATTGTACCCCCGATGTATTTACTTCGATGGGAATAGGTTGGGAATATGTTTCCTTGTACCTACCGTCAGTAGAATAGAGATACATGCCATTATCAATGGTCATCTTCAGGTCTGTAGAAACCGGATATGCCGGCGAAATCATCTTGAACTTGTATGTACCTGCTTCCAAGTAGAGAGGCGCGCCTATTTCTTCCGCATTGATTTCGAGCTTGCCATTCACTTCTTGGGTCGTACAAGGATAAAGCGTATTATACCCTCCGGTGGTTGTCCTCACCACATAACCTTGTAAATTGGGTGTACCGTAAGTGGTTCCGTCCTCATTCTGTTTGGCATAACTAAGCCATAAGGTGCTGCCTATGGGCAATAATTCTTCCTGAGTCGGTTGAGGCAAATCATGCCAGTCATTTGGCCCAAGGTTATCTACCGCTCTCGATTGTGCATCAGAAATGCTAATGCCATAAGTTCCGGGCAATTGGAACTCTACCTGCACCTTGCCATCGGGTACAGATACGGGGGCATCTTCATTGGTGTTGCAAGCTACCAGCATTCCCGCCAAGATTCCTATGATGATTATTCTCTTCATACGTATTCTTTATTTTTCTGCTGTTACATCGCGCACACAACGGATTTGGTCGCCAAGGGCCTTGCGGCTGTCAAAAACAAGACCGCAAACAAAAGGATCTTTATCATCCCGTAAATAAAACACCCAGTTGGCATACAGTCTATTCGTTGTATTTGGATCACTACTACGTAATATCGCATTAATTCCATCCCCACTCAATATGTGCAAGTTACTTGGATAGATAAATCCACATGCCGGAACTTCCATAATGGCACTTGGCGTACTCCAATCAAAAGTACCGTCCTTCATTGATGCTAAAAATTTTTCTTCGGTTGTGAGATTCATAAATGACATCTTTTCATTCCCTGAAAAATAAGCAATCTCAAAATACCATTTCCCTGTTATTGTAGATTCTTTCATTAATATCCGGATGCGGTAACAATCCGTACGTCCTTGGCGCTTTATTATATAAAAGACTTTTTGGCCTCCTACATTGCCATAAACCAATTCTTCCATATAATTTAAAGTTGAACCACGATAGCTTTGTGGGGCATGAAATACTTTAGACCAAGGAGTACTAAATTGTTTTTCCGGAAGAAATGAAGCAAAATCTTCTTTGGTTGGCAACCGCCACCCTTTGGGACAAGGATGATTTTCTACGCTGCTTGTCCAAAATTCATTAATAAATGATTCTTCTTGTCCATTTTCATCTAACATCCAATATCCTCCTTGATTTACATCAGAAATAAACCGATATTCCCCATCATCACCTGGATATACAGCAATATTTTCACGTTCTTTAATGGTAGCAGAAGTTAAGACAATGGGTCGTTCATCATCTACACAATATACCCTTTCTCCGTTTTGATTGTAAGTATAAAGATATTGATAGATCTGACCAACTCCATTGTTTTTATCATACTTTTCCTTATCTAATATATAAGGTATATTCCTCGCATACTGGTAATAATATCCTCTGCAGTTTTCCCAATCGTTTTCGCAATCGGCACTTTTGGCACCCAAGTTACGGTCCATCCACATCAGGTTGGCAAAGGTAACGGGTTGTCCCAAGTAGTTGTCATCTCTGTTCTCGTCAATCCAGTCATACACCTGCGGAGCTATGGCAATGGTACGCACTTCGTCTTTCAGTACGGTTATCAGCAGGGTATATTCATGATTCATTTCAAATTGGAAGTTACCGTCTTCCTCTCCTTCCTCATCTATCTCCATAAGGCGATAATCCACCGTCTTTTCGCCTTCGCTATCGCCTATTCCGGTCAACGTAACCGATATGGTTACCTGCTCGTTTGCCTCATTCGGAAAGACAAGCATTTCGCCCGGAACCTCTTGTGAGGCAGTCTCTACCTTCATGCCCGTTGTGTTGTCATAATACGTCCTTACGGACAAATCCACTTCCTCCTCAACATACGTCCACTTGCCATTTACGATGTCCAACGAACCTGTCCCGTGCGTACCCTTTACTTGTATTTTTGTCAATGTAGCGTTCTCCAACTTCTTCTCCGCTTCCGCATCCTCCGTTTCATCTTGCTTCACAATCCTAAATTTCAGTTTGCTCATGGCATGTTTGAAATCCATTTCCAGCCGATAGCCATGACTTACCGTTTGGTCTATCAAGTTATTGGAAAACATCAAGTCGGGCAGACTATTATTTGTTACTTTTTCTGCAATCATCGGAACGCCAAGTGGGGTATTTTCAGGTGCTTTGTTCGGACTGTCCGGTGTTCCATACGTCACCCCGTAAATACTAATTGGAGTATCGTCATAGACAAGAGGTGATCCGTAACCGATTGTATTGTTGGCTTGCTCTATCCCTTCCCTATTATATAAGGGCCATTCGTTTCCTCTGTTAGCGTAAAGCAAATATTTTGTACCTTCTTCAAACTGCTTCACTTCATCACCTGCACGGGTAATGATGTGGCTTTTTCGGGCAGAAAGTATGGTTTCCTGCTCTTCTGACGGAGTGACGGAAATTGCGTCCTCGTGCGTACAGGCTGTGATACCCAGTAGGGCTAATATGCCTGCTCCGTATTTCAATTGTTTCAGTATCATGTATCGTTCCTCCTTCTTTCAATCAGTTAAAAGGATAAATGGGAATTACCAGATAACCACCTTCTTCCCATGGACATTCGTTTCCTATCAGTTCGATGCCTTCTTCGCTGAAGACGAGGGTGAAGGTGTATGACTCGTTGGCATAGAGCGTATTCTCATTTTTGCCCTTATCCCAATCATCACCCGCATCCCGCTCTATCTTAAACTCAAATGTTGGTTCTACGGTAAAATCCTTCCACTCGGTTGCTTCCGCCGATTCTCCCCTTGCCACTGTAACTTCGACCGACAAATCAGTCTGTCCGGGCACGATATATGCCCAGCCGATTTCCAATGGATTTTCAGGGGTCAGCATGTAGTAATCGTTGTCATCGTTGGGTTGTTGAGCGAGTTCATAACTTTCCTGTCCGGATGCTATCGGAACGTAAAGGCTTTTATACCGGTTCCATTCCACGTGGGTTGCCACTACGGTATGGGAGAGCTTAATGCGTACATTTTTCAGAAATTCTTTTGAACCTTTTGCCAGTTTCGCATAGAAATACACCCGCGACTGCGCATGCATAAATTGCAAAGTCTCTCCGTACTCTCTATCAAAAGGCAGGGCAGCCGAAGCCACTATCGGTGTGATGGAAGTCAGCACATCGGTCTTACATAAACCGTCTTTTGGTATAGTCAGGCGTTCGTAATTGTCCGTATTGTCCGTTCTCATTTCCGGAGTCAGCGTAGCAGGCGCATATCCTGTAGCCATGACACGGCGATTACCGTCGGGATACAGTTCGCCGGTATTATAAGGTTCATTGGGACGCTTGTAGGTATCAATGTGTTTTTCGGGTTGTTTCACATAAAGCGGAGTTGGATCCACTGCATTTCCCAACACATCGCCAAAGTCCCAAAAGAGAAAGACCGCATCGTTGGCTGTACTTCCGGCATCGGTCTCTTCTCCGTCTGCGCGTGCCACATCTGTATAGATACGCATTTCCGCACTGCCGGATGCTCCGTTGTCCGGCACATCGTTTTGCGAACATGCCGCAAAGAACAACATGCCCAACATCCCTGTTCCTATGTAAAGTCTGTTCATTCTCATGGTTGTGCCGTTTCTGATTGTTGTGGTACTTTTATCTCTACCTCCGAACCGCCTTTGTCTACCCAGTCCACCAGTTCAGAGTGAATACGCATGGTTTCATTGCCCGGGAAAGGCGAGCCTGGAGCGATGATTTTGTCTACCTTTAATATATAGTAGTGGTTGCGCTTGATACCCCAACGGGTTTGGTCTTTTATTGCTCCATTTTGGGCATTCTCATCTATATAAGTGTAATAATAGCCCCAGCCTCCATCGTAACGGCTGAATTCGGTTTTGGGATCTTCCAGTAATTTCGTTTTCATGCCTTCCAGCGAATAATAGTTGCCTTTGCTATCCCTCCAGAAAGTCCCTGCCAAATAGGTGACCGGTTCTAACGGATTATCTACATCCTTCACTCCATCCAATATCCCTTGTGCTTCGTCTTCCGTTTTGGTTGTTATCGGTTCTTTGCCTCCGTCCCATATCACTTTGGGTGTATATTTCGCTCCCACCATTACCCGGGTGGTTACATAGCGGATGGCAGATTGGAAATCGGCGTCCTTATCGAATGTCATGTCGTTATAAACCGTGTTCTCGGTGCAATACAGTCCTTCGGTATAGTGATTTTCATTCCCCATATTTGTAGTTTCATCTACTTTCATTTTGTCTGCATCATATTTAATAGCGATTCTGCTGGTGCATGCTTCGGGTGTTTTCCCTTCACGGTCTTGCACGTCTTTATTCAGCATTTCTACCATGGCTTGTGTGTCATAGTAGAGAAATTCCCGCTGGTATTCGTCCAAATTCGTAATGCCATACCCTCCTCCTTCTTCTCTTAGTGAAATCAATTCTCCCATCGCATAATTAGGGTCTATCAGATTATTATCCTCTATCCGATAATTGAGGTAGGTTTTCCGGTTAAGTACATTCAGCATGTAGTTGACATCGGCAAATTTTATCCAGCCGGTATTTTCTCCATCTCCCTCAGGATTTGTTTTCGCATCTTTTGCATCAATAACTTTCACATACTCTTCTGCATCAGATTTAGGCACGCAGGTTAGCAACACTTTCGCTACGGTACGAGTCAGCTTTACCGGGTTGTCAATCGTAATGATTTCTTCTGTACTTCCGGAAGGTATCGTTATGTCCTGTCTGTTTTTTACCAATATAGGTGCAGTCATTACGATGTTGCTTCCTTCACCGATGTTACCATCTAACTCTTGCGAATGCTTTACATTCATCAACGCACCGACAATGTTATGTCCACTATCTTCTTCTCCGGCATCGAACACTTTATCTTGTGTACGGAATGACGCAAGATGATTTTCGCTGAGATTAGCACCTAAATAGAAATGCTTGACTCCCCTATCGTTCGTTTCCAACTGAAACTCCACATCGTAATCACCGTCTTTGCCGGTATCAGCAGGGCTGGAGATAGTCCGCGATGCTTCGAAAACTTCATTACCGGATGCATCTATCCGCATCATAATCAATGTAAGTGAATTGATTTGGTTTTCGGCAGCAGTAAAGCCCAATGTATATTCGTCTCCATTGGGGTCGAGCGGACTGCGTGAAGCCGGTGACTTGCTACCCGACCGCTCTACCGTCAGGTTGACAATGATGTTTGTCTTGCCTTCTTGGGCAGGCGAAAGGTCGGGACGTAATTCATCCCTGCAGCTGCATAGTATTGCCACTGCCCCAATCATCACACATCCGACATATTTCATACCGATACCTTTTTTCATATCACAATTCTATTTCTTCCAACGAAACGACCCAGCCGTTCACTACGATGTGGCTTTTCATCCACGTATTGTTGTCTACATCTATAAAAAAGGTCAAGGCATATTCGTCTTGCCTGTCTAAGTACTCTTGGTCACTCCATTCGGCACGGTGTTCGCCGATTGCCTGCAAGGAGAGAAACCAGGTCAGATTTAGATTCATCACTTCTTCCCCTGTTTCCGCATCGCTGATAATCAAACGCGGTTCCGCATCGGTCATCAGACGTGACGTATTCAATTCCGCCACCAAAGCGCTGCTTATTGTTTCACCATCGGTTGCAGAAGGGTCGCTGGTGGCTTCCTGATAATAAGGATGATAAGCCACTTTGTCTTCCCGATACGGAGAGGCATCGTATGCCAACCAGCCGGTTTTGTCTTCGATGCGGAAATGGTAATCCTCGGCAGACATCACCTTGTCTCCTTGCATGGGCATCAAGATGATGCGCAAGGTATGCGTACACTTCATCATATCAACCGTTACCGTCTGCAACCTGCCCGTAACGCTTGCTTTCAGTGTCCCGTTCAATAAGCTGTTCAACCGATCACGGTGCGTGCCGTCGTTCTCACGGGGGAGCCGGGCTGTCAGCTCCTCCATAAGAGCGCCGTTGTTCAGTTCAGGCAATTCAAAATCGGCGTATTCTCCTTGTTTGTCTGTGCTTCTTGCCCATGCCACGAAAGAATATTCACCTGCTGGCAAGTAAGGGATGTGCAGTTGAAAATTATCTATTTCCCGTATGCCTTCTTCTTCGTATTGAGCCACCAGCCGGTTGCCAGCATCGAATACCCATAGCTTCACTTCATCAGCTTCTTGAGCAAATGCATCCGCATCCAGTATGTTGTATGTATAACGGAATTGCACGTTCAGCCCACAATCGCTCCGGTCTTCCTTGATGCAAGCCTGAAGTACGCATGCCGTCAAGATGCCGTACAGCCACGGCATAAAGTGGGAGACACGATTTCTTGTTTTCATTGCCTTCGTTGTTATTAGAAATTTTTGTTTACTTTAAATCGTCTTTTACAGTCCATCATTGCAACGTAATGTTTTCGCTGCTTACTACCCACGGATTAGCCTGCGCTTCTACTACCATATAAACATTGGTCGGGTCTACAGGGTCTTCCGGGTCTTTATCCGGATTCCATCCGCCGGGAATGTCTGTGCCGATGCGTTGCAGTTTGGTTACTGTCAATTTATAAACCGTATTGCGCATTACCGAATAATAATTTACAGGCTGTTGTCCTGTCTTTTCCACTTGCTTATAATTCTGGTCTTTGATGTAATACGTATAGTACATAATGCCATCCGTGTAAACCTTGATGTTGTATTTTGCACGGAACCTTGATATTTCTCCTTGTTTATCCGTTGTATGGGTGTAAGCAGCATTCATTTCTTTTTCTAAAGCAGCGATTTTCTCTTCTGTTGTCGTTCCCGTAGTGACTTTATTTAAAACTACAGGATATGCTGTTGCAAGTGCTTTTAACGAAGCATAATAATTGCCATCGTATGCATAGAAGCAATTTGTTCCAGCTTTTCCATCACCACCTGCATCAGCTTTAAGTGTTACTTGCCATTGATAAACCAAACCTGTGGTGTTTCCATTCAAAGCATCTGTAATTGCAGCATTTCTATAGGTAGGGTTGTTTTCCATGCAATAGATAGCGGCTTTTTCTTCTCCACTTTTTATGTTATAATAAGGAATTTCTCCGTACAAATCTTCTACTTCTGTATAGGTATATACATCTACATTATTCGTAGATGATGTTGACTTGGAAATTGTTCTAAAATCACTAAGGTGATTGTAAAATTCGTCCGCAGATGAAGTTTCTGCTGAACTTCCCGCATTCATAGCCGGCGTAATTAAAGTATTAGTCCACGGATAAGAACCTTGTCCGCTAAGCGTTGTCGTCCACTTTTGTTGCAAGTTGGCTTTTGTCGCTCCATTCAGCAGCTTGAAACCTTTCAAATCTACACTTTGTACAGCATTGAATTCGGCATCATTCCCAGTTGTGATTTCTGAAATATCTACAGATTGCCCCACAGAAGAAGTTATCTTTACTGCTAAACGATCCAACTGGATTGTAGAACAAGTGGCAGGATGTTCATAATCATTGTCTTTACCAATCGTAATCGATTCACCGCCCGTGTCATCCGAACCATTACACTCGTTAAACATCAAGAATTTATTATTAGCAGCATATTGGCTTTTCATTAACGCTTCAGTAATTTGATCTATAGTTTTGTCTGTTACGTCACCCGTAATCGTTTCCGTTGTTGGATTGGCAATGACATATACATCATAGATACCTGTACTTGTTTCTATTACAGGTGTCCTTACTCCATTCGTGATAGAAGTCAATGCACTGGAGCCAATATTATATGAATGAGTGACTACATGAGTTGTAGGATCACATAATAAAACATTAACCGATGAAATCTTGTTTTCTTCCGTACTTCCTACTTCCGTATCACCTGATTGAGATCCATCTTCATCGCCATTTGGATTTTCCTCTGTTCTCGAATCAATCCCTTGCGGTCCTACAATCTGTAAAGTCATATAGACATTCGCTTCTGTAGGTGTTTGGGCATTACCTATTTCTTCATTGTCACTACATGCTGTTATCC
The Phocaeicola salanitronis DSM 18170 genome window above contains:
- a CDS encoding thiazole synthase; protein product: MKKLIIADKEFDSRLFLGTGKFNSNEIMEKAILASGTEMVTVAMKRIELNDKEDDMLHHIVHPHIQLLPNTSGVRTAEEAVFAAQMAREAFGTNWLKLEIHPDPRYLLPDSAETLKATEELVKLGFVVLPYCQADPTLCKRLEEAGAATVMPLAAPIGTNKGLQTRDFLRIIIEQSNVPVVVDAGIGAPSHAAEAMEMGADACLVNTAIAVAGNPEEMAIAFKEAVIAGRRAYEAGLGVQSENFEASASSPLTAFLNN
- a CDS encoding thiamine phosphate synthase gives rise to the protein MEDNTAMELQFITHYTDRYTYFDSARMALEGGCRWIQLRMKEATEEEVEKEAIRVQDLCRQYGATFIIDDHVALAKKLHADGVHLGKKDMPIAEARKLLGKDFIIGGTANTFEDVQMHYAAGADYIGCGPFRFTTTKKNLSPVLGLEGYRNIVSRMKETGINLPIVAIGGIAFEDIPAIMQTGVSGIALSGSILRADDPIAETRRIINS
- the thiS gene encoding sulfur carrier protein ThiS, whose translation is MTIIVNNKETDLTQGNTIADLAKQLELPEKGVAIALHNRMIPREKWADQTLQPNDSLVIIKAACGG
- a CDS encoding DUF4906 domain-containing protein, whose protein sequence is MKDKLTKYILLCLLACIGTGCEQTDTLSNAEIGKEVKVRFSLGMLPAEGTGTRASAPHVPEVENLIYDIWVLQFNENGILLDTKTKYYPREGESGLFVENFKATLIAAQNSTVCLVVNTNDPTISWPNNFPAFQRMLLDVQASNDLSRRDRMPMCGYWQGNVTGDGQVLSALLCRMMTRINLVVNNQTGDALAGGTVALKNVPTRAYVYPRINQEALPDDAYTSESFNDSFASIASEASQEFYYYIAPNICSGEGHATKVTVTSGGKTWSVTLGTSAPDESDRIYTLYANNYYTFTLNLK
- a CDS encoding BF2992 family fimbrillin-A clan protein; this translates as MKRIIIIGILAGMLVACNTNEDAPVSVPDGKVQVEFQLPGTYGISISDAQSRAVDNLGPNDWHDLPQPTQEELLPIGSTLWLSYAKQNEDGTTYGTPNLQGYVVRTTTGGYNTLYPCTTQEVNGKLEINAEEIGAPLYLEAGTYKFKMISPAYPVSTDLKMTIDNGMYLYSTDGRYKETYSQPIPIEVNTSGVQYVKLNPIISQVARFTFTIHKGKGVYTLEPLEAGIEISGLQNPFNHEAEGQLQYNWSSENIADTLEMRMGDKRSWVTLPGSEIETDANGTLTGDIGVLPTLTMSTPVAVLINMAVNGVPTQYMTLVNETHLLHAHSYNFRWTVKVEGGQISVVTWQNQSWTTDIEGN
- a CDS encoding fimbrillin family protein; its protein translation is MILKQLKYGAGILALLGITACTHEDAISVTPSEEQETILSARKSHIITRAGDEVKQFEEGTKYLLYANRGNEWPLYNREGIEQANNTIGYGSPLVYDDTPISIYGVTYGTPDSPNKAPENTPLGVPMIAEKVTNNSLPDLMFSNNLIDQTVSHGYRLEMDFKHAMSKLKFRIVKQDETEDAEAEKKLENATLTKIQVKGTHGTGSLDIVNGKWTYVEEEVDLSVRTYYDNTTGMKVETASQEVPGEMLVFPNEANEQVTISVTLTGIGDSEGEKTVDYRLMEIDEEGEEDGNFQFEMNHEYTLLITVLKDEVRTIAIAPQVYDWIDENRDDNYLGQPVTFANLMWMDRNLGAKSADCENDWENCRGYYYQYARNIPYILDKEKYDKNNGVGQIYQYLYTYNQNGERVYCVDDERPIVLTSATIKERENIAVYPGDDGEYRFISDVNQGGYWMLDENGQEESFINEFWTSSVENHPCPKGWRLPTKEDFASFLPEKQFSTPWSKVFHAPQSYRGSTLNYMEELVYGNVGGQKVFYIIKRQGRTDCYRIRILMKESTITGKWYFEIAYFSGNEKMSFMNLTTEEKFLASMKDGTFDWSTPSAIMEVPACGFIYPSNLHILSGDGINAILRSSDPNTTNRLYANWVFYLRDDKDPFVCGLVFDSRKALGDQIRCVRDVTAEK
- a CDS encoding Mfa1 family fimbria major subunit (Members of this family are fimbrial shaft proteins (major subunit proteins), found in the Bacteriodetes. The family is named for Mfa1 from Porphyromonas gingivalis, and is related to but distinct from the family of FimA from the species.) is translated as MKKGIGMKYVGCVMIGAVAILCSCRDELRPDLSPAQEGKTNIIVNLTVERSGSKSPASRSPLDPNGDEYTLGFTAAENQINSLTLIMMRIDASGNEVFEASRTISSPADTGKDGDYDVEFQLETNDRGVKHFYLGANLSENHLASFRTQDKVFDAGEEDSGHNIVGALMNVKHSQELDGNIGEGSNIVMTAPILVKNRQDITIPSGSTEEIITIDNPVKLTRTVAKVLLTCVPKSDAEEYVKVIDAKDAKTNPEGDGENTGWIKFADVNYMLNVLNRKTYLNYRIEDNNLIDPNYAMGELISLREEGGGYGITNLDEYQREFLYYDTQAMVEMLNKDVQDREGKTPEACTSRIAIKYDADKMKVDETTNMGNENHYTEGLYCTENTVYNDMTFDKDADFQSAIRYVTTRVMVGAKYTPKVIWDGGKEPITTKTEDEAQGILDGVKDVDNPLEPVTYLAGTFWRDSKGNYYSLEGMKTKLLEDPKTEFSRYDGGWGYYYTYIDENAQNGAIKDQTRWGIKRNHYYILKVDKIIAPGSPFPGNETMRIHSELVDWVDKGGSEVEIKVPQQSETAQP
- a CDS encoding FimB/Mfa2 family fimbrial subunit, translating into MKTRNRVSHFMPWLYGILTACVLQACIKEDRSDCGLNVQFRYTYNILDADAFAQEADEVKLWVFDAGNRLVAQYEEEGIREIDNFQLHIPYLPAGEYSFVAWARSTDKQGEYADFELPELNNGALMEELTARLPRENDGTHRDRLNSLLNGTLKASVTGRLQTVTVDMMKCTHTLRIILMPMQGDKVMSAEDYHFRIEDKTGWLAYDASPYREDKVAYHPYYQEATSDPSATDGETISSALVAELNTSRLMTDAEPRLIISDAETGEEVMNLNLTWFLSLQAIGEHRAEWSDQEYLDRQDEYALTFFIDVDNNTWMKSHIVVNGWVVSLEEIEL